TAACATGACAGAAGCCGGACCAAATCATCAGACGGAAGTTCTTGCAACACATCTTTATACGCAGGGATTTAAATATTTTAAATACGGATATGCAAGTGCGATCGGTGTTGTGCTTTTAATTTTATGTCTGTTGGTTACATTTTTCATTAATAAGTTTGTAAAAGTAGAAAACTATGAAATGTAAGGGGGAAATTTACATGAAAGGAAATAAAAAAGCACTGGCATGGAAAATCGTGATATATATATTCCTTGTATTGATGGCTTTTCTTTATTTAGCACCATTGGTATGGATGTTTTTTGTTTCGCTGAAAACGAATACAGAAATTTTTAAAAGTCCATTTGCATTGCCCGAAGAAATACAGCTTGGAAACTTTATTTTTGCATGGACTGCCGGAAAACTTGGTATTGCAACCTTAAATTCAGCTATTGTATGTGTTACCGCATTAATCCTTAATATTATCATAGGCTGTATGGCAAGTTTTGCACTCGGAAGACTGCGTTTTAAAATGTCCGGTGCAGTTATGACATATTTCCTGATCGGAATGATGATTCCAATCCACTGTATTTTAATACCATTATTTAAAACATTTTCAAATATGCATTTATATAACAGTCTGCTTGGTTTGATCATACCTTATACCGTAGTATCACTGCCTACAACAATTTTTATTATGACAGGATTTTTCAAAAATATGCCAAATGAAATGTTTGAGGCTGCCTGCATAGATGGATGCTCTATTTATAAAATATTTACATCCATTGCATTGCCATTATCCAAAACAGGTATTTTTGTAACAGCATTGATGGCATTCGTCGGGAACTGGAATGAACTTCTTTTAGCAATGGTATTTATCTCAGATGACGCAAAAAAAACACTGCCGGTAGCATTATCCAAGTTTGTAGGACCTTATAATACAAATTATACACAGATGTTTGCTGCGATTATCATTGCAATCCTGCCGACAATCATTGTTTACTGCTGTTTTAGCAACCAGATCGTAGACGGATTGACTGCGGGTGCTGTAAAAGGCTGATGTTAGCATGATATATATAATCATAAAAAGATTTGAAGGAGAAAAAGAATGGCAAAACAAAAACAACCACTGGTAAAAAATATTTATACTGCAGATCCATCTGCACATGTATTTGAAGGAAAAATTTATATTTATCCTTCACACGATCTGCAGCATGAATGTGAAGACAATGACAATGGAGACCAGTATAATATGGAAGATTATCACATTCTCTGTATGGATAATGTAGACAGTGAATGTGTTGACTGTGGTGAAGTATTGCATATGGATGAAGTTCCATGGGTATCAAAACAAATGTGGGCACCGGATGCGGCATATAAAAATGGAAAATATTATCTGTTTTTCCCGGCACGTGATAAGGAAGGTATTTTCCGTATCGGTGTTGCAGTATCCGATAAACCTGCCGGAAAATTTATCCCGGAGAAAAATTATATAGAAGGAAGTTTCAGCATAGATCCTGCTGTACTGGTAGATGATGATAATGAGGCATATATTTATTTTGGCGGCTTATGGGGCGGACAACTGGAAAAATGGAAAACCGGAGTATTTGATGAAAATGCCACAGAACCAGATATGGATAAAAATGCAGTCGGACCAAGAGTTGCGAGATTAAGAGAAGATATGCTTGGCTTTGCAGAAGATGTAAAAGAAATTGTCATTTTAGATGAAAATGGAGAGCCTTTAAAAGCAGGAGACGAAGACCGGAGATATTTTGAAGGACCATGGATGCACAAATATCAGGGAAAATATTATTTTTCCTATTCGACAGGAACTACACATAAAATTGTTTATGCTGTCGGAGACGATCCTATGGGACCATTTCAGTACAAAGGTGTAATTTTAGAACCGGTACTCGGCTGGACAACACATCATTCCATCGTACAGGTTGGTGAAAAATGGTATCTTTTTTATCATGACTGTGAGTTGTCCGGAGGAGTTAACAGTATGCGCTGTGTGAAATACTGTGAACTTCAATATAATGAGGACGGAACGATTCAGACTATAAAACCATAAGTAGATTCTCTTCTATTTAAATATAGCGGTAAGAAAAAAGCCTGATGGCATATTTTCTTACCGCTATTTATATTTTCTATTATTCTTCCGGAATAAATTCAATCAGATCTTTTCCAAGTTTACTGATGCGGGCGAGAGAGTATACATCAATGCCCTGTTCCATTAATTTTCCGCGTCCCGGCTGGAATGATTTTTCAATCAGGATACCGACTCCGGCGATCGTTGCATGTGCTTTGCGCAGCAGGCGGATTGCTCCTGTTGCAGCTTCGCCGTTTGCAAGAAAATCATCCACGATCAATACATGGTCATTTTCATTGATAAACTGCTGGGATAAGGTCAGTTCATAGCTTGTCCCCTTGGTAAAAGAAGTGATTACTGTCTGAAACAGATTATCATTTAATACCTTAGAAGGCTGTTTCTTTAAAATGATCATTGGAACATTCAGTGCCAGTGCTGTCATAAGAGCCGGAGCAATACCGGAACTTTCGATCGTTACAACTTTTGTTACTCCGCAATCTTTATAATGTTCGGCAAATGCCTCACCGATCTGCTGCATCAAAACAGGATCTACCTGATGGTTTACAAAACTGTCTACCTTTAAAATATCTTCATTGACTGCAATTCCTTCAGAAAGAATCTTCTCTTCAAGTATTTTCACAATAGCCACCTCATATATTCAAATATTTTGTCCATTATAACACATATATCTGACAGAAAAAAGCACTATGCCAAAAATATTTTATCATAAATTGTTTCTATGATGTGATCAATAAGTGAGGCATTCGTCTGCGGATATTTTTCAAGAAGCAATCCCTTCATGATTTCATAACGCAAAAAATAATTCTGCTCTTCAGATTCATCTGAGATACCGGCATCTGCATTGATTTTTTCTGCCGTATATGTATCTAAAAACCACTGACAGATTTCTTCAAACTGCTGTTCCTCACGGTCAGCGGCGTTTGAAAGAGATTTTAATTCCATAAATGAATGTATGCCGACAAAAAGAAAAATAGCAAACATCACACCCATAACAATAAGGATCATTGTTTTAGAGTAAGCAGCACTTTGAAAAGGAAGCAGATCGAGTCCGAATAAGATCAGAAGAATAAATCCAACGACACTTACGATTGTAAATGTATATGCAGTGGATGTGACATCTTCTTTTTTTGTTTTCTTTGATACATATGCGTGAGACGGTGCTAAGTTGCTCTCGGCTGCATTGTTGCTGATATCAAATGGTTCCTGTGACATAATTTTCCTCATTTCCAGATGAATGAACATCTATTGTTTTTCAAGTAGTTTTAGTATAAATTATAATGTAGATGCATGCAAGCGGATTTGCTAGAATAAGGATAAATGAGTTCGCAGCATAATTCCGTGGAGAGCATAAATAAAACTATGTGAGGAACTATGAAAGTTACGATTTTATGTGTAGGAAAGATCAAAGAAAAGTTTTACAGGGATGCAATTGCAGAATACAGCAAACGATTAAGCCGTTACTGTAAATTAGACATCATAGAAGTCGCTGACGAAAAGACACCGGAAAATGCAAGTGATACGGTAGAAAACCAGATCAGAGAAAAAGAAGCAGAGCGTATCCTGACGCGTCTCGATAAAGAAGCAAAAGAGGGTGCATATATCTTTGCCCTTGCAATCGATGGTAAGGAGTTAGATTCCGTGGAGTTATCGAAAAAGATTGAAAATCTCGGAACTTCCGGGATCAGCCAGATCATTTTTCTGATCGGCGGATCGCTCGGTATGTCTGAAAACCTGCTAAAACGTGCTGATTTTAAACTCAGTTTTTCGAAAATGACGTTTCCGCATCAGCTTATGCGTGTGGTTCTGCTAGAGCAGATTTACCGCAGTTACCGGATTATGAATGGCGAACCGTATCATAAATAATGCAGTCAGCGGGAGTGTCTTTGAAATGAGCAGCCTGCCCTAAACTGCTGTCAAAGGAGAGGTAAACATGAAAGTACAAAATCCAGTTGTCCGGGGGTTTTACCCGGATCCAAGTATCTGCAGTGCAAACGGCAAATATTATCTTGCCTGCAGTTCGTTTGAATATTTTCCGGGGGTTCCATTATTTGAAAGCGATGATCTGTTAAACTGGAAACCGATCGGTCATTGCCTTACCAGAAAAAGCCAGGTCAATTTATATCAGGTTCCCGGTTCCGGCGGGGTGTTCGCACCGACGATCCGCTTCCATAACGGACGGTTCTATATGGTTACCAACAACAATACCTATCAGAAAAATTTTTATGTCTATACAGACGATATCTACAGCGAATGGTCGGATCCCGTTTTTGTGGATCAGGGCGGTATTGATCCGTCTTTGTATTTTGAAGGAGACAAAGTTTATTTTATCAGCAATGGAACGGATGAATCAGATGGAAGAGGCTGTATTTTCCAGTGTGAGATCGATATCACAACCGGAAAACGTCTGACAGAAAGCAGACCGATCTGGAAGGGAAGCGGCGGCCGTTATATTGAATCACCGCATATGTATCATTTTGGGGACTGGTATTATCTCATGGTTGCAGAAGGTGGTACGGAATATGGTCATATGGTAACTTATGCAAGGTCAAAAGATCCTTATGGACCATTTGAAGCGTATGCCCAAAATCCGGTACTTACCAACCGGAATCTGGGTGGTAATGAAAATCATATACAGGGAATCGGTCATGGTGATCTCATAGAGACGCCATATGGAGAAACTTTTATGGTATGTCTTGGATTCCGTATCCAGAGTGACTGGATGCCGTTCCATCATTTAGGACGTGAAGTGTTTTTGGTTCCTGTTACCTGGGATAAGAACGGATGGTTTACGGCAGGTGTGGACGGAACAGTGCAGACTGTGATGGATCTGCCATTAAAAGCTTCAGAACAGAAGATAAATGGACGGTATGATGTTTCTTTTGAAACAATAAAAAACGAACCGCAGCGTTTTTGTCATCTCCGTGAATATCATCCGGAATGTTATGAATTTACTGAAAACAGTGTGACACTTTTTGGTAACCGTTTTACACTAAATGATACTGAGTCACCAACATTTTTAGGAGTCCGTCAGTCGGAGTTTGATACAGAACTTACCGTTTCACTTACCGGCAATTCTCCCGAAGCAGGCATCACATTTTATCTGTCAGAGGAACATCATTATGATCTTGCTGTTTTGTGCAAAGAGAAAAAGCGTACATTGATCCTGCGTCTGCGGATCGGAGATGCGGTTATGACAGCAAAAGAAATAGAACTGCCGGAAGATGCACAGATTATTTTAAAAGTGGTATCTGATGCAGCGCAGTATCATTTTTATGGATTCATAAATGAAGAGGAAATTTTGCTTGGAAGTGCGCGTACAAAATACTTATCCTCAGAAGTTGCAGGAGGATTTACCGGAGTTGTGATGGGCATGTATGCAGTCAATCCAAATGAGGATCAGAAACAGAAAGCCCAGTTTACAAATTTATACTGGAAACAGGGAACAGACAGATAATGAAAATAGTCCGAGCTTATTGATCTAAAAGCCCGGACTATTTTTTATGAAGATTTCATTATACGCTCTCAAATTCATCAGTGATTTCCTGTGAAGGTGGTGCAGTCAAAAGGCTGACAACAACAATCGCAAATGCGGAACATATGAATGCCGGAAGCAGTTCATAAATTCCAAACAGCCCTCCAAGCGGAGCGATCAGGTATTTCCATACGAACACCATAACACCGCCAACGATCATACCTGCAAGTGCGCCATTCCGATTCGTGCGTTTCCAGAATAAGGAAAACAGCATAACGGCACCAAAGGTTGCACCAAATCCAGCCCATGCAAAAGAGACGATACGGAATACCGAACTATCCGGATTTCTTGCAAGGAAAACACCAATAACAGCGATCACGATAACCGTAAGTCTTGCCATGAGCATGGAGGATTTTTTTGACAGCTTTAGTCCCATGCAGTCACAGAAAAGGTTTTGTGAAACACATGAGGATGCGGCTAAAAGCTGGGAATCTGATGTTGACATGGTACTTGCAAGGATTCCGGCAAGGATCAGACCAGCCATAATAACAGTCAAAACGCCGTGATCGCTTAAAAGAACAGCTGTCCTTACGATCAGAGTTTCTGACTGTGAGGAAGTTTCAAATAATTCAAGAGCACCTGATTTTGTCATTGCAGAACCGATGATACCGATAAATATAGCCACAAACATGGAAATAACAACCCATACGGATGCAATTCTTCTGGAGGTTTTTAATTTGTTTTCATCTTCGATTCCCATAAAACGAAGCAGAATATGAGGCATACCAAAATATCCAAGTCCCCAGGCAAGCGTGGAAGCGATCGTCAGTCCCTTATATGGCACAGACACACCGGTTGCAGGGTCATAAGAGGAAGTCAGGCTTAAATATCCACTCATGGATTTTGCATTTGTGATAACTGCATCCAGTCCACCGGCTGTGTGAATACCGAAAAATACGACGATCAAAAGTGCGATCGTCATAATAATACTCTGGATCAGGTCAGTCATGCTTGCAGCAAGAAATCCGCCAAGCGTGGTATATAAAACAATAACGATGGCACTGACGATCATTGCCGGAAGATAGGAAATCCCAAACAGCGTAGAAAATAATTTTCCACATGCGGCAAATCCGGAAGCAGTGTATGGTACAAAGAAAATAACGATCATAATAGCAGAGATCGCCATCAGTGCATGACTTTTGTCACGGTATCTGTTTTCAAAGAAAGCAGGAAGTGTGATGGAATTATTTGCCTTGTGCGTGTAACGGCGCAGACGTTTTGCAACGATCAGCCAGTTAAGATAAGTACCGATCGCAAGTCCGATCGCTGTCCAGCCTGCTTCGGCACAACCGGAAAGATAGGCAACACCCGGCAGTCCCATCAGAAGCCAGCTGCTCATATCAGAAGCCTCCGCACTCATTGCCGTTACGATCGGTCCTAATTTCCGGCCACCTAAATAAAAGTCAGATACATCATTGTTCTTTTTCGAATAGATCACACCGATCCCCACCATCAGGATCAGATAAATGATCATGACGAGCAGCAGCCCTATCGTTTGTCCTGTCATAACAAAACTCTCCTTTGTCTGTTTGTAAAAATTTTTGCTGGTATATCATGAATAAAACATTACTGCAATACTGTATCACAATAAAGTTGTAATGTAAAACTTTTTTTGTTGACATGCTTTTGTATTCGTAGGATGATAGTGAAAGTTAAATGAAGGGAACAAAATTTATGGAGAAAAAATTACAATCATTTATTTTATTTTTGAAATATGTATCACTTGCCGTTTTGACCGGTGTGCTGGTTGGAATCATTGATGCCGTATTTGGCAGAGGACTGCTTGCAATCTCCGATTTCCGGATGGAGCATTATCTGTTTCTGATACCGTTTCTGCCGCTTGCAGGTCTTTTGATCACCTGGCTTTATTATCGTTTCAGCGAAACAAGTTTAAAGGGAATGACACTTGTTTTTGAAACCGGACAGAAGAAAAGAGAGGATATCCCACTGGTTCTGATTCCATTGGTCATGTCTGGAACGTGGATCACACATTTATTTGGAGGAAGTGCCGGCCGCGAGGGTGTCGCTGTACAGATCGGTGCAACGTTATCACATGCACTGGGGCACAGATTTCATCTTCCGAAAGACAGCCGGATTATGCTGATCACAGGTATGGCGGCAGGCTTTGGCGGTTTATTTCAGACGCCGTTTGCCGCAGTATTCTTTTCCATGGAAGTGATCGTTGCAGGAAAAATGCAGTATCATGCACTGCTGCCGGCACTGATAGCATCTTACACAGCAGCATTTACTTCGCATATGCTGGGACTGGAAAAATTTTATGTACCACTTCAGGACGCGGTTAAAATATCAGATGGCAGTATCGCAGTCCGGCTTGTTGTACTTGGAATTATTTTCGGACTGACAGGCAGGTTATTTTCGTTTCTTCTTGCACAGTTAAAAAAATTTTTTGGAGAAAATCTGAAGAATCCATATGTCAGGATCGGTGTGATATCGATTCCGTTAGCATTGATTTTGCTATTGCTTTACAATGGGAGATACAGCGGACTGGGGACAAATCTGATCTCTGCTGCATTTTCAGATGGGAATATTTATACTTATGACTGGATCTTAAAATTGCTTCTCACGGTCTTAACTCTTGCAATCGGATTTCAGGGAGGGGAAGTCACACCTTTATTTTCTATCGGTGCATCCCTTGGTATCGTTTTGGGAGAAATCCTTGGACTTTCTCAGGTTCATTGCGCAGCGCTTGGATATGCAGCGGTATTTGCGGGTGCAACAAACACACTTTTTGCGCCGGTTCTGATCGGACTCGAAGTGTTTGGAAGCAATGATATGATTCCATTTTTTATCGTGTGTATGATTGCATATCTGGTAAATGGAAATAAGTCTATTTACGGGGCGCAGGAAGTGAATGGATAAAGTTGTTTAAATGCAGTGTTTTATGGTAAAATAAAAGAAGTTTTAACGATAAAAGTGAGGAGCATCATGAGAAAAAAAGAACTTGCCAAAGAAGTGATCGAACGTCTGAAAAAAGAATACCCGGATGCCGGATGCAGTCTTACCTATGATCAGGCGTGGAAACTTTTAGTCAGTGTCCGTTTAGCGGCACAGTGTACCGACGCAAGAGTAAATGTCGTCGTGGAAAAATTATATGAAAAATTTCCGGATGTAAAAGCACTTGCCGATGCACCGGTGGAAGAGATCGAAGAAATTGTAAGACCCTGCGGTCTCGGAAAGAGCAAGGCAAAAGATATCAGTGCCTGTATGAAGATTTTATGGGAGCAGTATGGTGGAAATGTACCAGATGATTTTGACGCACTTTTAAAACTTCCAGGTGTGGGAAGAAAGAGTGCAAACCTGATCATGGGAGATGTATTCGGAAAACCTGCGATCGTAACTGACACGCACTGTATCCGTCTTTCAAACCGCATCGGTCTTGTGGATGGCATCAAAGAACCGAAAAAAGTAGAGATGGAACTCTGGAAGATCATTCCGCCGGAGGAGGGCAGTGATCTGTGCCACCGCTTTGTATATCATGGACGTGAGGTATGTACAGCACGGACAAAACCATTTTGTGACCGTTGCTGCCTGAATGATATCTGCAAAAAGGCGGGAGTCGAGTAAAAATTACCAGAAATGCCAGATGTTACCGGTTGGATGCAGTTATGAATTATGATATTCTTCTGTTTGTAACAAAAATGTAATAGTTTTAAAACAAATACGTAACATATCAAACTGTTACATTACATTTATGAAATGACAGCAAAATGGAGGATTATCATGAAGAAACAGATACTATTGGCATTTACAGCAGCACTTGGAATTACACTGAGTGTGTCTGCACCGGTAGAAGCAGCATCCGCAAACCGTGTGAATATCTCGGTTTTTGAAAAAGACTGTGCTGCTGATCAGTGGAATTCTTTTGAGGCAGATTCTGTCAATGACTTATTAAAAAAAATATGCGACCGATTTCCGGCAATCGTCCTGCCGGGAGAATGTACACCGGAAATACCAGAAGACGACAAAGACGATCAGACACCTGGTACACCAGAAAAGCCGGATACGCCGGAGAAACCTGAAGAAAATCAGCCGGGTGGCAACACATCCGGCGATGAACAGCCAAAAGAGGATCTTGCGGAAATTTCTTACATAAAACAGGTTTTAAAGCTGGTCAATGCAGAGCGGAAAAAAGCCGGACTAAATGAACTGATCTGGGATGATACGGTAGCAGCAGCCGCAGCAACACGTTCCATAGAGATTGAAAAATCATTTTCCCACACAAGACCGGATGGAAGAACTTTTGGAACAGCGATCACAGATCTTGGCATTACCTACCGCGGAGCCGGAGAAAATATCGCATGGGGACAAAAAACACCGGAAACTGTTATGAATGCATGGATGAACAGTGAGGGGCACCGCGCAAATATTTTAAACCCGAACTTTAAAAAACTTGGTGTCGGCTACCGTACCAATGGGCAGGGAACACCTTACTGGACGCAACTGTTTACTTATTAAAAGAATGATTGATGAGGTACTGGATATTTCAGTACCTCATTATTTTGTTGTAATCCCGTATTCCTGTTTGACGCAGGTACTTCCGTACAGTATAATATAGGTAGCGCTTTTTTATGCGTACACATAGGAGGAATCAATGTTAACGATCAATGAATACCGTAAGGTAGAAAGTTTAGAAGAAGCATATGAGCTGAATCAGAAAAAAAATAATAAGATTATCGCCGGTGGTGTCTGGATGAAGATCGGTGACCGCAGGATTTCAACAGCGATCGATCTGTCGGGACTTGGACTTGATAAGATCACTGAGACGGAAACAGAGTTTGTCATCGGTGCCATGACATCCTTACGTGAAATAGAAAAACATGTGGGACTTGCCGCATATACCAACGGAGCGATTCGTGAGAGTGTCCGCCATATTGTCGGCGTACAGTTCCGCAACTGTGCAACGGTTGGAGGCAGTATTTTCGGGCGTTTCGGCTTTTCCGATGTGCTGACTGTATTTCTTGCAATGGATACGCAGGTCGAACTGTATCATGCAGGTATGGTTCCCTTAAAAGATTTTGTTGATATGCCATATGACAACGATATTTTAATTGCACTTCATGTGGCAAAAAAGCCGATCCGTATCGCCTATTTAAGCCAGCGTAATACAGCTACTGATTTCCCGGTGATTGCATGTGCGGTGTCTGAATATGATGACAGTCTGCATGTGAGTATCGGGGCAAGACCGGTTCATGCCGGATTGATAGAACTGCCACTTAGCTCCGCGAAACCGGATGGTTTTGGAAAACAGTTTCCGAAGGGATTTGAAAAAGATGAGACACTGGTCAAAGAACTTGCCATCTGGTGCGCAGATCAGTTTACCTATGGGAACAACCGCAGAGCCGGTGCCGATTACAGGAAACATGTTGCAGGTGTGCTGATCCGCAGAGCAATCTGTTCTTTTGGAAAATAAAGACAGGCTCTGGTGTCAAAAAGGTATGAAAGTCTTTGATGATAAAAAGATAATATCAGAAATGGAGAACAAATAATAAGATGAAAATACATGTATGGTTGAATGAGCGTGAGATCACGCGTGAGATCGCAGCAGATCTGCCGCTTTTGGAATTTGTCCGGTCTGAGGGCTGTTACAGCGTAAAAAGAGGCTGTGAAACATCTAACTGTGGTCTGTGTACCGTATGGATTGACCACAAACCGGTGCTTTCCTGTTCCGTATTGGCAGCAAGGGCAGACGGTACACATATCACCACCTTAGAAGGTGTGGAAGAACGCGCAAGAGAATTTGGTACTTACCTTGCAAAACAGGGTGGAGAACAGTGTGGTTTCTGTAATCCGGGATTTATCATGAATGTACTTGCGATGGAGGACGAGTTAGACAATCCGACTGAGGAGGATATGAAAGAATACCTTGCCGGAAATCTCTGCAGATGCAGCGGATACGAGAGCCAGCTTCGTGCAGTTAAAGAATACCTGAAATTTAAAATGGGGGAAATGGCATGAATAG
The Roseburia rectibacter DNA segment above includes these coding regions:
- a CDS encoding CAP domain-containing protein translates to MKKQILLAFTAALGITLSVSAPVEAASANRVNISVFEKDCAADQWNSFEADSVNDLLKKICDRFPAIVLPGECTPEIPEDDKDDQTPGTPEKPDTPEKPEENQPGGNTSGDEQPKEDLAEISYIKQVLKLVNAERKKAGLNELIWDDTVAAAAATRSIEIEKSFSHTRPDGRTFGTAITDLGITYRGAGENIAWGQKTPETVMNAWMNSEGHRANILNPNFKKLGVGYRTNGQGTPYWTQLFTY
- a CDS encoding glycoside hydrolase family 43 protein codes for the protein MAKQKQPLVKNIYTADPSAHVFEGKIYIYPSHDLQHECEDNDNGDQYNMEDYHILCMDNVDSECVDCGEVLHMDEVPWVSKQMWAPDAAYKNGKYYLFFPARDKEGIFRIGVAVSDKPAGKFIPEKNYIEGSFSIDPAVLVDDDNEAYIYFGGLWGGQLEKWKTGVFDENATEPDMDKNAVGPRVARLREDMLGFAEDVKEIVILDENGEPLKAGDEDRRYFEGPWMHKYQGKYYFSYSTGTTHKIVYAVGDDPMGPFQYKGVILEPVLGWTTHHSIVQVGEKWYLFYHDCELSGGVNSMRCVKYCELQYNEDGTIQTIKP
- a CDS encoding sodium/proline symporter, producing MTGQTIGLLLVMIIYLILMVGIGVIYSKKNNDVSDFYLGGRKLGPIVTAMSAEASDMSSWLLMGLPGVAYLSGCAEAGWTAIGLAIGTYLNWLIVAKRLRRYTHKANNSITLPAFFENRYRDKSHALMAISAIMIVIFFVPYTASGFAACGKLFSTLFGISYLPAMIVSAIVIVLYTTLGGFLAASMTDLIQSIIMTIALLIVVFFGIHTAGGLDAVITNAKSMSGYLSLTSSYDPATGVSVPYKGLTIASTLAWGLGYFGMPHILLRFMGIEDENKLKTSRRIASVWVVISMFVAIFIGIIGSAMTKSGALELFETSSQSETLIVRTAVLLSDHGVLTVIMAGLILAGILASTMSTSDSQLLAASSCVSQNLFCDCMGLKLSKKSSMLMARLTVIVIAVIGVFLARNPDSSVFRIVSFAWAGFGATFGAVMLFSLFWKRTNRNGALAGMIVGGVMVFVWKYLIAPLGGLFGIYELLPAFICSAFAIVVVSLLTAPPSQEITDEFESV
- a CDS encoding carbohydrate ABC transporter permease; the encoded protein is MKGNKKALAWKIVIYIFLVLMAFLYLAPLVWMFFVSLKTNTEIFKSPFALPEEIQLGNFIFAWTAGKLGIATLNSAIVCVTALILNIIIGCMASFALGRLRFKMSGAVMTYFLIGMMIPIHCILIPLFKTFSNMHLYNSLLGLIIPYTVVSLPTTIFIMTGFFKNMPNEMFEAACIDGCSIYKIFTSIALPLSKTGIFVTALMAFVGNWNELLLAMVFISDDAKKTLPVALSKFVGPYNTNYTQMFAAIIIAILPTIIVYCCFSNQIVDGLTAGAVKG
- a CDS encoding endonuclease III domain-containing protein encodes the protein MRKKELAKEVIERLKKEYPDAGCSLTYDQAWKLLVSVRLAAQCTDARVNVVVEKLYEKFPDVKALADAPVEEIEEIVRPCGLGKSKAKDISACMKILWEQYGGNVPDDFDALLKLPGVGRKSANLIMGDVFGKPAIVTDTHCIRLSNRIGLVDGIKEPKKVEMELWKIIPPEEGSDLCHRFVYHGREVCTARTKPFCDRCCLNDICKKAGVE
- a CDS encoding chloride channel protein; the encoded protein is MEKKLQSFILFLKYVSLAVLTGVLVGIIDAVFGRGLLAISDFRMEHYLFLIPFLPLAGLLITWLYYRFSETSLKGMTLVFETGQKKREDIPLVLIPLVMSGTWITHLFGGSAGREGVAVQIGATLSHALGHRFHLPKDSRIMLITGMAAGFGGLFQTPFAAVFFSMEVIVAGKMQYHALLPALIASYTAAFTSHMLGLEKFYVPLQDAVKISDGSIAVRLVVLGIIFGLTGRLFSFLLAQLKKFFGENLKNPYVRIGVISIPLALILLLLYNGRYSGLGTNLISAAFSDGNIYTYDWILKLLLTVLTLAIGFQGGEVTPLFSIGASLGIVLGEILGLSQVHCAALGYAAVFAGATNTLFAPVLIGLEVFGSNDMIPFFIVCMIAYLVNGNKSIYGAQEVNG
- a CDS encoding glycoside hydrolase family 43 protein, yielding MKVQNPVVRGFYPDPSICSANGKYYLACSSFEYFPGVPLFESDDLLNWKPIGHCLTRKSQVNLYQVPGSGGVFAPTIRFHNGRFYMVTNNNTYQKNFYVYTDDIYSEWSDPVFVDQGGIDPSLYFEGDKVYFISNGTDESDGRGCIFQCEIDITTGKRLTESRPIWKGSGGRYIESPHMYHFGDWYYLMVAEGGTEYGHMVTYARSKDPYGPFEAYAQNPVLTNRNLGGNENHIQGIGHGDLIETPYGETFMVCLGFRIQSDWMPFHHLGREVFLVPVTWDKNGWFTAGVDGTVQTVMDLPLKASEQKINGRYDVSFETIKNEPQRFCHLREYHPECYEFTENSVTLFGNRFTLNDTESPTFLGVRQSEFDTELTVSLTGNSPEAGITFYLSEEHHYDLAVLCKEKKRTLILRLRIGDAVMTAKEIELPEDAQIILKVVSDAAQYHFYGFINEEEILLGSARTKYLSSEVAGGFTGVVMGMYAVNPNEDQKQKAQFTNLYWKQGTDR
- a CDS encoding (2Fe-2S)-binding protein gives rise to the protein MKIHVWLNEREITREIAADLPLLEFVRSEGCYSVKRGCETSNCGLCTVWIDHKPVLSCSVLAARADGTHITTLEGVEERAREFGTYLAKQGGEQCGFCNPGFIMNVLAMEDELDNPTEEDMKEYLAGNLCRCSGYESQLRAVKEYLKFKMGEMA
- a CDS encoding FAD binding domain-containing protein, which encodes MLTINEYRKVESLEEAYELNQKKNNKIIAGGVWMKIGDRRISTAIDLSGLGLDKITETETEFVIGAMTSLREIEKHVGLAAYTNGAIRESVRHIVGVQFRNCATVGGSIFGRFGFSDVLTVFLAMDTQVELYHAGMVPLKDFVDMPYDNDILIALHVAKKPIRIAYLSQRNTATDFPVIACAVSEYDDSLHVSIGARPVHAGLIELPLSSAKPDGFGKQFPKGFEKDETLVKELAIWCADQFTYGNNRRAGADYRKHVAGVLIRRAICSFGK
- the rlmH gene encoding 23S rRNA (pseudouridine(1915)-N(3))-methyltransferase RlmH, yielding MKVTILCVGKIKEKFYRDAIAEYSKRLSRYCKLDIIEVADEKTPENASDTVENQIREKEAERILTRLDKEAKEGAYIFALAIDGKELDSVELSKKIENLGTSGISQIIFLIGGSLGMSENLLKRADFKLSFSKMTFPHQLMRVVLLEQIYRSYRIMNGEPYHK
- a CDS encoding xanthine phosphoribosyltransferase; translated protein: MKILEEKILSEGIAVNEDILKVDSFVNHQVDPVLMQQIGEAFAEHYKDCGVTKVVTIESSGIAPALMTALALNVPMIILKKQPSKVLNDNLFQTVITSFTKGTSYELTLSQQFINENDHVLIVDDFLANGEAATGAIRLLRKAHATIAGVGILIEKSFQPGRGKLMEQGIDVYSLARISKLGKDLIEFIPEE